GGTCACAACAGACAACTTCAAACCCCTCGAGCCCCCTCCATCCCCCATGCTCGAGGCAGTCGTCTTCGATTTAGATTACACACTGGCGGTCCCCGACCGGGACCGGGAGACGTTGCTCACCGAGGCGACGGCCGCGACCGGTGCACCGCCGCTCTCGAGGGAGGCGTACCTCGAGGCTCATCGGAACAACCTCACGCGCGAGAGCCGCGAGCCAATCTTCGCGGACCTGCTCGCCGACCACGACACAAGCGCCGAGCCCGGCGCCGTCGCCACGGCCTACCGGGAGTCCATCGCCGACGCCCTCACGCCGCTGGCGGGCGTCGAGGCCATGCTCGAGGACCTCCGGTCGACCTACCGCGTGGGACTCCTGACGAACGGTCCCGTCCGCGCCCAGCGAGACAAACTCGAGACGCTGGACTGGGAGAGCCGGTTCGACGCGGCGCTCGTCACCGGCGAACTCGAGGCCGGCAAGCCCGACCCGCGGGCGTTCGAGGCGATCCTGGAGGAGCTGTCGGTCGCACCCGACCGAGCCGTCTACGTCGGTGACGAGCGCGAGGCGGACGTGGAGGGGGCGACTCGAGCGGGAATGCGGGCGATCCAGGTGCTCCGATCGGACACCGAACCCGACTCGCGGGCGGTCGCCCACGTCGACCAGTCCACCATCGCGAGTGAATTGCCAGCGGTTCTGGCGTCGTTGTAGCCACTCGCATCGGCACGTGATCGCTAGAGTCGCGAGCGATCCTGGCCCGTCACCGATACATTGAGACTACCTCCACGGTGATATCGCGCATACCGGTTCTGGGCTACTAACCGCATGCTCACCCCGACATGGAGTAAAGGGTGGACGTAGCAGCTCTTGATTCCAGAGTAACCGCTAAACTGAAAGCGGAAGGTAGGGGTCTCAGTGAATATGCTCCCTAACGAATAGAGGAATTCACAGAGGTATGAGCGCTTCTATGATCGTACTGGTCAGACTACCTTGGAGATCATAACCACGACAGCTGTCCGGAAGATGTGTGTAGAAGTGGTCTATGAACGAACCTAGGAAGAAATCTTGGAGTGGGCGGTTATCGCTCGAGATGGCTTTTCAGGACAGAGGTAGGCGTGAGCGGGACAAAGAGAGTGACCCAAAAAGAGGAGAAATCACGCTCTCAAACGTTCATAATCGGTTTCTGTCTTGCGTTTTCCGGGTTATCGGAAATCAGGAAGTGTAACGCTACGAAGAGAGCCCTAAGCCAGTCTCACGAAATCGGATTCGCTGGTTTAGAGCCTTCTCTGCAGGATTTCACATACCCACTCGAGTCGAGCGTGTGGTCATCCAGCACACGATTCAAAAGTTCATAATCGGTTTCCTGCTATCGGTTTTAGGGTGCTAGACAGCACTGGAACCACCGATTGGACTGAGATACTTTCCGAGAAGGCAAACACACTCGAGAGCACGTCTCGAACCGGATATGGACTTTTAACGACTCGAGTCCTGCATCTGCTCAGCGAGCGCCGATCACGAAACGGGCCTCGCTCACCCATCAGTCTCGGCAATCACCAGAATATACGTGAATGCTCCCTAATCGCCTCGAGAGGCCTCTTACTCGACGATTGGGACACATCTCATGCTCTCGAGGAAGATCCTCATCGTGCAATCCTTCCTAGACTATCTTCATAATCGGCCCTCGAAACAGAGACCATACCTACTCTTCCGGACGTAGAACCCGATTATGAGGTATCTGATACGCGATTAGTATGTTTTGTTGTAAACCGAACCAGATGTAGTGCCACATTCGCACTCTCAATTCGCACGACAACCGAAATGTATCGCCATAGATGGGTCTCACGAGGCACAGTTCGCATCGTCTTTCCGCGACGAGGAACTGGACGCGAATAATCGAAAATAGCCACCTTAATGGTTCCATTCGTGCAATTCTTGCACAATGGTACACGGGAAGATGGCCGCGTTCGGCCACGAACAGGTAACGCACTTCGTCGACGACGAAACCGGCCTCGAGGCGATCGTCGCCATCCACGATACGACGCTCGGCCCCTCCCTCGGGGGCACTCGCCTGCTCCCTTACGAGAGCCACGACGCCGCTCTGCGAGACGTCATGCGCCTCTCTCGGGCTATGACCTACAAGGCGGCTGCCGCCGACCTCGATCTGGGCGGCGGGAAGGCCGTCATCCGCGCCGATCCGACCGAGAAGACCGAGGACCTGATGGCCGCCTACGGGCGAATGATCGACCGACTGGGCGGGTACTACATCACCTCCGTCGACGTCAACACCGGCGTCGCGGACATGGACATTATCGCGGGCGAATCCGAGCACGTCGTCGGAACCAGCGCGGGACTCGGAGACCCCTCGCCGATCACGTCCCGCGGCGTCTTCGAGGGGCTGCGGGCCTGCGTCGAGGCCACCTACGGAACGCCGGACGTGGACGGCCTCTCCGTCGTCGTCCAGGGCGTCGGAAAAGTCGGTAGCGGTCTCGCCGAACTCCTCGACCAGCACGGTGCCGAGGTCGCGGTGAGCGACATCGACGAGGAGGCGACTGCGGCACTCGCTCGCGAGTACGGCTTCGAGACCGTCGCCCCTTCGGCCGTCTACGAACAGCCCTGTGACGTCTTCGCTCCCTGTGCGATCGGCGGCGTCGTCAACGACGAGACGATTCCCCAATTCGAGTGCGACATCGTCGCCGGAGGGGCGAACAACATCCTGGACGAGCGGGCTCACGCGCAGGCGCTTCACGACCGGGACATTCTCTACGCGCCCGATTACGTGCTCAACGCGGGCGGCCTGATTACCGTCGCGGCTGAACACACCGGCGCCACGCGAGAACAGGCGCTCGCCGACGCGGTGGCCATCGGCGACCGGACCCGCACGCTCATCGAGCGCGCCGACGCCGAGGACGTGACCGTCCTCGAGGCCGCGGATCGGTACGCGCTCGACCGGATCGAGGCAGCAAGGTCCGAGGCGGTGTCTCCGTCGTCCAGGTAGTGCCTGAGCCGGACCGACCTGGCCTCTCTTGGACCGAGTCCCTCCTGCGTCCCGGAGTTCACCGGTCACCGGTGTCCCGAGCCGCGGCCTGCATGACGGCCACGCCGCGTTTGACCGCCGCGGCGCGCTCGAGAAAGACGAGCGACTTCGCCGGCGTCGTCGCCTTGGGGCGCGTCCGCAGACCGGCCTCCCCGGCGGCGCCGACGGCCGCTTCTCGTCCCTGGCCGAACTCGATATGGGCGCGATCCGGGTGAACGAAGACGCGAGCGAGGCGCTCCAGCGTGTCGCCGTCCTCGTCTACGAACGAAATATCGAACGCGCGAGCGCCGCCGACTGTCGGTTCGACGTCGCGATCGGCGTTCGTCACCGCGAGTGACGCGAGTTCGTCGTCTTCCCTCCCGTCGATTTCGGAGGCGAGCAACTCGGCGATCCGCCGTCCGTCGGTGATCCGATCCTCGACCATACGCGCCGTTGTCCCTGGGTAGGCTAACCGTCTTCGATCAACGCCGACCGGGCGGCGGGGGCGAGTTCGTCGACGTCGATCCCCTCACCGCTGGCGTAGACGACCGCGGCGGCCTCGATCGTGATCGCGTACTCCTGTTGGAGTGAGTTGATCGCCCCAACCGCCTCGTGCTTTTCGACGCCCGACGCCACCAGCGCGTCCAGGACGCGCTCGAACGTCGATCGCTCTCTGAGCAGGTCGTCGCCGGGGACGAAGTCGTCGTCGATGGTTACGCTCGAGGGATCGAACGTCGCTACCAGTTCGGGACCGTCGCGCTCCAGGACGCCTTCCTGCGTCGCGACGTCGATGAGGCGCTGTGACTGATCGGGTGAGAACCAGTCGCGATCGAGCGACAGCGCGACGACGAACTCGTTTTCGCGCAGCCGATTCGTTCCGTGTTGTTTGAAAGGGGCGGCGACCGCGACGCGAAGGCTCATCGAGAACGACTCTCGCGACGGGGTGAATAACGTTGGCGGTTCGTCTCACGCCTAGTCCGATGCCCGTCCCCCCTGATTCCGATTGGCTCGAGACGGTGGCGGGACCTGTGTCGACGTCACCTCGGGTGGGTCTGGGAGTACGCAGCGATCGAGTTCGCTGTTGACGTGGGCGTACTCCTCGGGAGCGTTCGCGAGGGGGTGTGCGGGGTTCTGGCTGCTGTCGATTCGGGCGGCCCGGACCTCGCCGAAGCGGCTGAGTCTGGCGGTGATCCCGCGCCAGTGGTGAGTCGTCGCCGCCGGAACGGTGTACGGACGTGGCGGTTTACGGTCGGGGTGTCTGGCGGCCAGGATCGCGGCGTTGACGTTGCTCGCGAGTTCGTCGTGATCGACGAGGATGCCGACGCGGGCGTCGACCGGCGCCCTGGCTGCGAGGATGTCGAGACCGAGGTGGAGCGCCCGGTACTCCGCGACGTTGTTGTCCGGCGGCACGTCGGTGGTCGCGATCCGACCGACGCGCGTGCCGTCACGCGTTTCGATGACGGCCCCGAGGCCGCCGCCCGCCCGCCGGAAGGACCCGTCGGTGGCGACGTAGAAGTCACGGTGATGGGTCGATGGCGGATGAGCAATGTGCGGTGTCGGCGACTCGTCGAACAGATCCCGAAGTGCGGGGCGGCCGTGAGCGGCCATATGCCGCTGTAGGACAGTCAAGTACTTAACAACTAGGCCGTCTCTCACCGAGCGCTGGTCGACCGAATCCAACAATGTATAAATAGGATGGTTGTACATGTATGCGTATGCAGGGTGCTGACAAACTCACGACGAACCGCCGGAACGTTCTCCGATACACAGCTGGTGCGACCACGCTCGGACTCGCATCGCTCGCCGGTTGTATCGGTGACGACCCGGGAGATGGTAACGGGAATGGAAACGGGAACGGCAACGGAAACGGGAATGGCAACGGAAACGGCAACGGTAACGGCGGTGGCGACATCGACGAAATCACGCTGACGCTGACGCAGTTCCCGGACACGCAGGATCCGCTCGATCACATCACCGGGGACTACTTCAACGTCTACGACCACATTTACGAGCCGCTCTTCGACTTCCAACCCGGCGAGGGTATCTTCCCTCGCGTCGCCGAGGACTGGGAAGCACAGGACGACGGTACGACGGAGATTTACCTCAGGGACGACGTCGTCTTCCACAACGGTGACGACCTCACCGCAGAGGACGTCGCCTGGACGATCAACCGAACGGTCGATCCCGAGATGGGAGTCCAGAGCCCGATCGGTACGTACGGCCTCGGCTCCATCGAAGGCGCTGAAGCCGTCGACGACACCACCGTCGCGGTCAACTACGGTGCGTCAGCCGGCCTCGCGGAGTTCGAGTTCGGAAACTACGCGCGAGCGATGAACCAGCAGTGGGCGATCGACAACTTCGACGCCGAGAACGAGGCGATCGCCGGCGCCGAACCCGAAGCGTTCAACGGGACCGGCCCGTACGAGGTCGTCGAGTACACCTCTGGTGAAGAAATCGTCGTCGAGGCGTTCGACGACTACTGGGGCGATCAGCCGCCGTTTAGCCGGGTCACGTTCAACGCCTCAGGCGAGTCGAGCAGCCGCGTCGCCGCCCTCGAGACCGGCGAGAGCGACGTGACCATGAACATCCTTCCCGAGGACGTGACGACGGTGCAGGACGCCGACGGCATCGACATCCGGAACGTCACCAGCTTCCGGAACATCTTCTGCCCGATGAAGAACACGGTGGAACCGTTCGACAGCCAGGAGTTCCGCCAGGCGATGAACTACGCCGTCGACAACGAAGCGATCGTCGACGAGATCCTGAGTGGCTTCGGCGAACCGCGAGGACAGCCGGTTGCGCCCGGAATCAACGGCTTCAACGACGAACTCGGACCCTACGAGCACGACCCCGGCCGCGCCGAGAGCCTCGTCGAGGACAGTGGATACGGCGATGTCGAGATCACGCTCACCGCCCCGCAGGGCCGCTACCTCAACGACGCCGCGATCGGCGAGCGCGTCGCCGACATGATCGACCAGCTCGACAACGTGAGCTGTGAGGCTGAAATCGTCGACTTCCCGGTCGTCTCCGACGCCAACCAGGCCGGCGTCGAACCCGGCGAGTTCGACATCCCCTTCTACATGATTGGCTGGGGGACCATCACGGGCGACACCGACTACGGCGTGCAGGGATTCTTCACGATCCCCGACAACCCGTCGCGCACTTTCGACGACGAAGAGCTCAGCGACGCCATCCTCGAGACCCAGCAGATCGACGACCCCGAGGAACGAACCCAGGCGCTCCAGGACGTCAACGCGCTGGCGCGTGAGAAGGCACCGTTCGTCTTCCTGCACACGCAGGAGAGCATCTACGGGGCGAACAGCAACATCCAGTGGGAGCCCCGCGAGGACGAGACCATCTACATCTGGGAGATGGAAGGGTAAGTCGAGTACCGCTCCCACTCGATTCGACGACCCGGTCGATTTTTCGAGGCATCGAAATGTTCGGTCCAGGAGCTACCGCTCGAGTTCGTGTACGTGCCCCGAAACCGCCTGAATCGAGCGGGGACCGACAGTATAATTACTGTTCGTGGTTACCTTCGACACATTCCGATGGCACTGAGGAAATTTCTGATCAGGCGGATACTCCAGGGCGTATTCGTCATCTGGGGCGTGGTGACGGTCCTGTTTGGGCTTCGGGCCGTTTCGCCAGGTGACCCAGCGACGTTGATGCTCGGGGAAGGGGCGAGCCGGGCGCTCGTCGAGCGGGTTAGGGAGGAAGAGGGGCTCAACGACCCTATATACGTCCAGTACCTCGATTACGTCGGGGGATTGCTCCAGGGCGACCTCGGCTATTCGTGGCAATCGAGCAGGGACGTTTCGGCGATGGTCATCGAGCGAATTCCGGCGACGATCGAACTCACGGTCGCCGCGACCATCGTGGCGATCGTCATCGCGATTCCCCTCGGGGTCGTCTCCGCGACGCGCCGGAACGAACCCTCCGACTACGGGGCGACGCTGTTTTCCCTCCTCGGGATCAGCACGCCGAACTTCTGGCTCGGGCTGATGTTGATCCTCGTGATGAGCGTCTGGTTCGGCATTCCGTACCCGGACGTGGCCACCGACACGTTCTCGATCGGAATCGTCCACATCCCGTATCCCACCTACATCGGCTACGACTTCTACGGGTTCCCGACCGGAAGACGGGGCGTGAGCTTCGCCGACGCGGTTCGGGCGATCGTCTTCGACCAGTCGATCAGCGAGATGGGAACCTGGTTGCACTACATCACCCTTCCGGCGATCACCCTCGGAACGTACTTTACCGCGCTCATCACCCGGCTCACCCGGAGCGGCATGATCGACGAACTCGGGAAGCCGTACGTGACGGCGACGAAGGCTAAAGGGTTGCCGAACCCGCTGATCCGATACAAACACGTCCTTCGCAACACGATGATTCCGATCATCACGGTTCTGGGTCTTCAGATGGGGTCACTGATCGGCGGGTCGGTCATCACCGAAACCGTCTTCAATTGGCCTGGCCTCGGGCTTCGTCTGGTCGACGCGCTACGAATTCGGGACTGGCCGCTGATGCAGGGAATTATCCTCTTTATCGCCATCTCGTTCATCGTCATCAACATCGTCGTTGACGCGCTGTACACGTCGCTCAACCCGCAGGTGAAAAACGAATGATCTCCAATCGAATTACGTCGAATCTCAAACAGACGTTCGTCGAGAGTCTCCTGCCCAAAGTCGGATTGGTTCTCCTGGTCGCGATAATTCTGATGGCGATGTTCGCGCCGTTGCTGGCCACCCACGATCCGACCCGAACGGGATACTACGCTGAGAGCGGTTCGCCGTACCCGCCGCTGGGCCATTCCTACGAGACGCAGGTCGCCCAGGACGGCGAAATCGGTGACGTGGCCGTCGAACCCACGAGCGAGCACATCCTGGGCACCAACAACGTCGGACAGGACGTCTTCTCGAGATTCGTCTACGGTGCCCGCGTTTCGCTGCTGGTCGCCCTGCTGGGAACCGCACTGGCCATCGTAGTTGGGGTTCCAGTCGGGCTCATCGCCGGCTACTACGGCGGCCGCGTCGACGACGGGTTGATGCGGGTCGCCGACACAATGTTGGCGTTCCCCTCGCTCGTCCTCGCGATGGCGCTGGTCGGCGTCTTTGGCTCCTCACCGATCTACGTCCCCGACCCAATCGTCATGGCGGGGCTCGCGGACGGCATGCCCGAATCGATTCCCATTCCTGGTACGGTGACGGTCGTGGCCGGCCTCGTCATCTGGGTCTGGTTCGCGCGAGTCGCCCGCGGGGAGGCCCTGTCGCTGCGGAACCAGGAGTACGTCAAGGCGAGCAAGAGCTATGGGATGTCGAGTAGATCGATCCTCACCAAGCACATCCTCCCGAACAGTCTGACGCCCATCATCGTCCTCGCGACGATTCAGGTGGCCGTGGTGATTCTCCTCGAGGCGTCGCTAGCGTACCTCGGATTCTCCGGCACGACGCTGTCGTGGGGGTACGAAATCGAGCGCGGACAGGACCTCCTCCGGACGCGTCCGTGGATCGCGATGTTCCCCGGAGTCGGCATCATGCTCACGGTGATCGCGGTCAACTTACTCGGCGACTGGTTCCGCGATGCGCTCGACCCGAACATCGAAGGAAGCGAACGAGGTGCCTAACATGAGCGACGACATTCTTCGCATTAGCAACCTATCGACCCAGTTTTTCACCAGTGAAGGACAGGTAAACGCCGTCGACGATTTCGATCTGACGATCGAACGCGGCGAAATCTTCGGTATCGTCGGCGAGAGCGGAAGCGGTAAGAGCGTGACAGCGCTTTCGATCATGGACCTGGTCGAATCGCCGGGAGAGGTGACGAGCGGATCGATCGAGTACCGAAATCCAACGCTGGCCGACGCGATGCGGGAGTCCCATCCGGAAGCCGTCGAGGGAGAGATGGTCGACCTGCTGGCGATCCCCGACGAGGCCCGTCGCTCGCTCAGGGGAACGTCATTCAGCATGATCTTTCAGGACCCCGAGAGTAGTTTCAACCCCAGTCTAACCGTCGGCGAACAAATCGCCGAGGCCGTCGAGGTCCAGCAACGAGCGACACCGAACCCGCGATCCGGCGAGGCCCGCACACGGGGGCCAGAGTACTCCCTGGGTTCGTACATCATGTCGATGGTACTCCCCTCGAAGCGCTACGTGAGCGAAGAGAGCAGGGCGAAAGCGATCGAACTGCTCAAGACCGTGGGGATTCCGGACCCGGCCCAGCGCGCCGACGAACACCCCCACGAGTACTCCGGCGGCATGCTCCAGCGGGCGATGATCGCCCAGGCGCTCGCCGGCGAACCGGACATTCTGATCGCCGACGAACCGACGACCGCGCTCGACGTGACGATCCAGGCTCAGATCCTCGACCTCCTGAACGACCTCCAGGAGGAGACGGGAATGACCATCCTGCTGATCACGCACAACCTCGGGGTCGTCGCTCGAATGTGTGATCGCGTCGGCGTGATGTACGCCGGGGAGATAGTCGAACGCGGCACTCTCGAGGACGTCTTCGACCGGTCGGTCCACCCGTACACGGAGGGTCTGCTCGGGAGTGTTCCCGACCTCGAGCGAACCGCCGACCGGTTGCGATCGATCCCCGGAAACGTCCCGAGCCTCCTCGATCACGAGATGCCCGATCGGTGTTACTTCGCTGATCGATGCCCGAAAGCGATGGAGGAGTGCCTGAAGAAG
This region of Natronosalvus halobius genomic DNA includes:
- a CDS encoding DUF2240 family protein — protein: MSLRVAVAAPFKQHGTNRLRENEFVVALSLDRDWFSPDQSQRLIDVATQEGVLERDGPELVATFDPSSVTIDDDFVPGDDLLRERSTFERVLDALVASGVEKHEAVGAINSLQQEYAITIEAAAVVYASGEGIDVDELAPAARSALIEDG
- a CDS encoding ribonuclease H gives rise to the protein MAAHGRPALRDLFDESPTPHIAHPPSTHHRDFYVATDGSFRRAGGGLGAVIETRDGTRVGRIATTDVPPDNNVAEYRALHLGLDILAARAPVDARVGILVDHDELASNVNAAILAARHPDRKPPRPYTVPAATTHHWRGITARLSRFGEVRAARIDSSQNPAHPLANAPEEYAHVNSELDRCVLPDPPEVTSTQVPPPSRANRNQGGRASD
- a CDS encoding ABC transporter permease, encoding MALRKFLIRRILQGVFVIWGVVTVLFGLRAVSPGDPATLMLGEGASRALVERVREEEGLNDPIYVQYLDYVGGLLQGDLGYSWQSSRDVSAMVIERIPATIELTVAATIVAIVIAIPLGVVSATRRNEPSDYGATLFSLLGISTPNFWLGLMLILVMSVWFGIPYPDVATDTFSIGIVHIPYPTYIGYDFYGFPTGRRGVSFADAVRAIVFDQSISEMGTWLHYITLPAITLGTYFTALITRLTRSGMIDELGKPYVTATKAKGLPNPLIRYKHVLRNTMIPIITVLGLQMGSLIGGSVITETVFNWPGLGLRLVDALRIRDWPLMQGIILFIAISFIVINIVVDALYTSLNPQVKNE
- a CDS encoding ABC transporter permease, with the translated sequence MISNRITSNLKQTFVESLLPKVGLVLLVAIILMAMFAPLLATHDPTRTGYYAESGSPYPPLGHSYETQVAQDGEIGDVAVEPTSEHILGTNNVGQDVFSRFVYGARVSLLVALLGTALAIVVGVPVGLIAGYYGGRVDDGLMRVADTMLAFPSLVLAMALVGVFGSSPIYVPDPIVMAGLADGMPESIPIPGTVTVVAGLVIWVWFARVARGEALSLRNQEYVKASKSYGMSSRSILTKHILPNSLTPIIVLATIQVAVVILLEASLAYLGFSGTTLSWGYEIERGQDLLRTRPWIAMFPGVGIMLTVIAVNLLGDWFRDALDPNIEGSERGA
- a CDS encoding ABC transporter substrate-binding protein, giving the protein MQGADKLTTNRRNVLRYTAGATTLGLASLAGCIGDDPGDGNGNGNGNGNGNGNGNGNGNGNGGGDIDEITLTLTQFPDTQDPLDHITGDYFNVYDHIYEPLFDFQPGEGIFPRVAEDWEAQDDGTTEIYLRDDVVFHNGDDLTAEDVAWTINRTVDPEMGVQSPIGTYGLGSIEGAEAVDDTTVAVNYGASAGLAEFEFGNYARAMNQQWAIDNFDAENEAIAGAEPEAFNGTGPYEVVEYTSGEEIVVEAFDDYWGDQPPFSRVTFNASGESSSRVAALETGESDVTMNILPEDVTTVQDADGIDIRNVTSFRNIFCPMKNTVEPFDSQEFRQAMNYAVDNEAIVDEILSGFGEPRGQPVAPGINGFNDELGPYEHDPGRAESLVEDSGYGDVEITLTAPQGRYLNDAAIGERVADMIDQLDNVSCEAEIVDFPVVSDANQAGVEPGEFDIPFYMIGWGTITGDTDYGVQGFFTIPDNPSRTFDDEELSDAILETQQIDDPEERTQALQDVNALAREKAPFVFLHTQESIYGANSNIQWEPREDETIYIWEMEG
- a CDS encoding Leu/Phe/Val dehydrogenase; amino-acid sequence: MVHGKMAAFGHEQVTHFVDDETGLEAIVAIHDTTLGPSLGGTRLLPYESHDAALRDVMRLSRAMTYKAAAADLDLGGGKAVIRADPTEKTEDLMAAYGRMIDRLGGYYITSVDVNTGVADMDIIAGESEHVVGTSAGLGDPSPITSRGVFEGLRACVEATYGTPDVDGLSVVVQGVGKVGSGLAELLDQHGAEVAVSDIDEEATAALAREYGFETVAPSAVYEQPCDVFAPCAIGGVVNDETIPQFECDIVAGGANNILDERAHAQALHDRDILYAPDYVLNAGGLITVAAEHTGATREQALADAVAIGDRTRTLIERADAEDVTVLEAADRYALDRIEAARSEAVSPSSR
- a CDS encoding HAD family hydrolase; the encoded protein is MLEAVVFDLDYTLAVPDRDRETLLTEATAATGAPPLSREAYLEAHRNNLTRESREPIFADLLADHDTSAEPGAVATAYRESIADALTPLAGVEAMLEDLRSTYRVGLLTNGPVRAQRDKLETLDWESRFDAALVTGELEAGKPDPRAFEAILEELSVAPDRAVYVGDEREADVEGATRAGMRAIQVLRSDTEPDSRAVAHVDQSTIASELPAVLASL
- a CDS encoding ABC transporter ATP-binding protein, which gives rise to MSDDILRISNLSTQFFTSEGQVNAVDDFDLTIERGEIFGIVGESGSGKSVTALSIMDLVESPGEVTSGSIEYRNPTLADAMRESHPEAVEGEMVDLLAIPDEARRSLRGTSFSMIFQDPESSFNPSLTVGEQIAEAVEVQQRATPNPRSGEARTRGPEYSLGSYIMSMVLPSKRYVSEESRAKAIELLKTVGIPDPAQRADEHPHEYSGGMLQRAMIAQALAGEPDILIADEPTTALDVTIQAQILDLLNDLQEETGMTILLITHNLGVVARMCDRVGVMYAGEIVERGTLEDVFDRSVHPYTEGLLGSVPDLERTADRLRSIPGNVPSLLDHEMPDRCYFADRCPKAMEECLKKPPAYAAEGSPDHATKCYLAEMEYDPNQALESDALEREATATTDGGESQ